Sequence from the Burkholderia sp. GAS332 genome:
AGCCAGAGCCTGCATCACTTTCAGGACCTCGCCGACCAGTTCCGGGTCGAGCGCCGACGTGGGTTCGTCAAACAGCATGACTTCGGGCTCCATGGCCAGCGCGCGTGCAATGGCCACGCGCTGTTGCTGGCCGCCGGAAAGATGGGACGGATACTTGCCTTCCATGCTGGTGTTGAGCCCGACCTTGGTCAGGTACTTGCGAGCCCGCGTCTCCGCTTCAACCCGGCTCAACCCCAACACGCTGATGGGTGCTTCGACGATGTTTTCAAGCACGGTCATGTGCGCCCACAGGTTGAAGTGCTGAAACACCATCGACAACTTGGTGCGCATCTTCTGCAGTTGCTTGTGATCGCTCACCCGCAAGGAGCCGTTTCTATCCGGCTTGGTCTGGATCTCTTCTGCGTTGAGGGTGATGCGCCCCGAGCAAGGCTGCTCAAGAAAATTAATGCAACGTAGAAACGTGCTTTTACCTGAGCCGCTCGAACCGATGATGCTGATGACATCGCCGGCCTTTGCCTTGAGCGATACGCCCTTCAGAACCTCGTTGTCACCGAACTTCTTGTGCAGGTCGTCGACAATCAGCTTATACATATCTCGATACACTCCATCTTGGCTGAGGGTAGCCAGGTTCAATGCTCTTGCGGCTTCAAATAGGCCAGCAAGCGTGTTTCCATTCTGCGAAACGCCCAGACCAGCGTAAACACGATGCAGGCGTACAGCACAGCAGCAATGCTGTAGGCCTGGAACGATGCGTAGGTTGCCGAGTTCACGTCGCGCGTCACCTTCAGGATGTCAGGGACGGTGGCCGTGAAAGCGAGCGTTGTCGCGTGCAGCATGAGGATGACCTCGTTGCTGTAGTTGGGTAGCGCGCGCCGCAACGCGGACGGCAGGATGATCCGGGTGTAGAGCTTGAATCGGGACATCCCGTAAGCCTGCGCGGCCTCGATTTCGCCATAAGCGGTCGATTTGATTGCGCCGGCAAATATCTCCGTGGCGTAAGCGCATTCGTTCAACGCAAAGGCCAGCAGCGTACAGTTCATCGCACTACGGAAGAACGTGTCGAGCAGGGCGTGTGCGTGGACGATCTGAAGGCTGTAGAGCCCCGTATAGCAAAGCAGCAACTGCACGTAGAGCGGTGTGCCGCGGAACACATACGTATAGAGCCAGACGGGTCCGGAGATGAAGCGGTTGCGCGACGACCGGGCCACCGCCAGCGGGACGGCGAGACAGAATCCCAGTGCAATCGACGCGACCAGCAACCATAGAGTGATGACAAGGCCGCTGTACCGGTAACCGTCGGTGTACAGGTAGGCTTGCCAGTATTGCCTGACGAGTTCGATCACAGTACGGCCCTCCGGACACCTGTCGAGTAGCGTTTTTCCAGCCAGATCAACACGAGGTTAGACACCGTCGTGATCACCAGATAGATCGCGCCTGCTGTCAGCGTGAAAAAGAAAAATTCAAGCGTGCTCTTGCCCGCGTCCTGCGACGCTTTGACCACGTCGGCGAGACCGATGATCGAGACCAGCGCGGTGGCCTTGACCAGCACCTGCCAGTTGTTGCCGATGCCAGGCAGAGCGAAGCGCATCATTTGCGGGAACATGATGCGGGTAAAGACGCGCCACGAACTCATGCCGTACGCGAAGCCTGCTTCGAGCTGTCCGCGCGGAACGGAGAGAAAGGCGCCCCGGAACGTCTCGGTGAAGTACGCGCCGTAGATGAAGCCTAGTGTGATGACGCCGGCCACGAAGGGGTCGATGTCGATCTGATCGAAACCGAGGGCGTCAGTCAGATTGTTGAGCAGGATCTGAATGCCGTAGAACAGCAACAGCATCAACACGAGATCGGGAACGGAGCGAATCAGCGTCGTGTAGAGCGTGCCGAGGTGAGAGAGGGCGCGGTTCGGCGACAACTTCGCCGCGGCGCCGCCGAGACCCAGCAGGAACGAGGCAGCCAGCGACAACACCGCCAGCTTGACTGTTTCCCATGTGCCCGCAAGGAGAAGCGGGCCAAAACCGTGAAAGAACATGTATTGCTATCCTCGATTGCACAGCGTCCCCGTTCGGCGCCGGCGATTCGGGCCGGCGCAACGAGTGACGCTGAACCATGGCATATGGCGGGTAGGCCGACGAAAAGCGCTCAGCTACCGCTTAGCTGCCGTATACGTCGAAGACAAAATACTTCTTCTCGATGGCTTTGTAGGTGCCGTCCTTGATGATGTCGGCGATGGCCTTGTCGATCTTCTCCTTCAGGTCCACGTCGTCCTTGCGCATGCCAATGCCGGCGCCGTTGCCGAGGATCTTCGCGTCGACGATGTCCTGGCCGGCGAACTGGAAGCCCGCGCCGCGCGGCGTATTCAGGAAGCCGATGTCGGCTTGCACGGCGTCTTGCAAGGCGCCGTCAAGGCGGCCGGAGAGCAGGTCGGTGTAGACCTGGTCCTGGTTCTGGTACGGTACGATCCTCGCGCCCTTCGGCTCCCAATAGGTCTTGGCGTAGGTTTCCTGGATCGTGCCCTGTTCGACGCCGATCGTCTTGCCCGCCAGCGATTCCGGTGTCGGCAGCAGGGTCGAGCCTTTCTTCGCAATGAGGCGCGTCGGCGTGTTGAAGAGCTTGTCGGAGAAGGTGACCTGTTCGGCGCGTTGCGGCGTCATCGACATGGACGACAGCACGCCGTCGAACTTCTTCGCCTTCAGCGCGGGAATCATGCCGTCGAAGTCGTTTTCGACCCACACGCACTTGGCCTTCAGACGTGCGCAGATCTGGTTGCCGAGATCGATGTCGAAGCCGGTCAGTTTGCCGTCGGCACCCTTCGATTCGAACGGCGGGTAACTGGCGTCGACTCCGAAGCGGATGGTGGACCAGTCTTTTGCGTAGGCGCCAGTGGCGATGGCTGCGAGCGCGAGACACAGGGCGAGCTTCTTCATGACTTCTCCAGAAAGGGACTTCGTGACACCGGGCGTTGGGGTTCGAGGCCCAGCTGCATCCGGTATTCGATCTATCGAGGTTGTCTAGATGTATCGAATTCAGGGTACATGACGCGCTGGACTGCGCAACTTGTCTATACAAGATAGCCGGTCAATATTATTCGAAGCAAGTGGGGTTTTCTCGTATGCTATTGGCGAAATGTAAGCCTGTGGCAGGTTTTCAGCACTTACTGGATACGTTTTGTCTATCGAGCATACGATGATCAGCAAAGCTGTATATACACCATGAACGTTGAACCGTATGTGCTGATGTCTATACAAGATCGTGATGGAATCTGCTTGCACAGGGCCGGCCGAGCTGGCTCCGGTGACGCCGGATCGTATGCGCAGAGGCCACGAGCGCGGCCTGGGAGAGGGCGGTAAAGGGGGGGGTGCCGAGGACAGGCGGGTGCCTGGAAAACCGGCCCCCCAAAAGAAAAACGCCCCGCAGGGCGTTTTCCAGAACCTTGAGACAAGGAGCGCTGGCTCCCCGCCTGCAAGACACTCGCTTAGAACTTGTGACGGATACCGACGCGGAACGCCAGTTGGTTGTCAGCCGTGCCCGACGTGCTGAAGTAGCTCGAGCTCGAACCGATCTGTGCCGCCAGATTCGTCTTGCCGACTTGACCCGCAGCGATCTGGTAGATACCCAGTGCATACACGTCCGTACGCTTGCTCAGCGCGTAGTCGACGCTCAGGTCCACCTGATTCCAGTGGCCCGTGTTGGCGTCGCTCAGGTGCATGTACGTGTAGCCTGCACCTGCCGTCAGCGCCGGCGTGAACGCGTACTTCGCGCCCGCTTCGTAGGCTGCGAACGTGGTCGCGCTGCCCGAGATCGGAGCGAGGCGCGTGTTCGTGTACAACGCCCACAGCGTCGCTGCGCCGATCGAGTAACGGCCGCCAACGCCGACCGTGCGCAGATCCTGGATCTGGCCCGTGCCGAGTGCCGGGAACGTCACGTTAGCCAGCGACGTCGAGAAAGCCGGCGATGCCTGGCCCGGGTAGCGGATGTCCGTGTACGCTGCGCCCACGCTGAACGGGCCGTTTGCGTAGTTCGCGCCGAAGCTGTATGCGCGCGACGAACCTGCGACCGTTGCCGCGGCCGTGCCGGTGGCCGGCACGCCGGCGAAGGCGCCAGCCGTGTTCGAGAAGCCGTACATGCCGCCGAAGGTCAGGCCCGCGAAATTCGCGCTGCTGAACTTGACTGCGTTGTTGATACGGCTCGACGTCAACTGGTCGACGTCATTGATGTGGTAAGCGTAGTTACCCGCGACGGTTTGGCCACCGGTCGAGTAGTTGCCGCCCAGATAATCCGTCGAAAACGAATACTGGCGACCGAACGTCAGCGCACCGATGCCGTCTTTCGACAGACCGACAAACGCTTGACGGCCGAACAGCGCGCCGCCTTGGCCAGCCGTGCCGTTTGCGCTGCTGAAGCCGTTTTCCAACACGAACAGTGCCTTCAGGCCGCCACCGAGGTCTTCGGTGCCGCGCAGGCCC
This genomic interval carries:
- a CDS encoding amino acid ABC transporter substrate-binding protein, PAAT family, which encodes MKKLALCLALAAIATGAYAKDWSTIRFGVDASYPPFESKGADGKLTGFDIDLGNQICARLKAKCVWVENDFDGMIPALKAKKFDGVLSSMSMTPQRAEQVTFSDKLFNTPTRLIAKKGSTLLPTPESLAGKTIGVEQGTIQETYAKTYWEPKGARIVPYQNQDQVYTDLLSGRLDGALQDAVQADIGFLNTPRGAGFQFAGQDIVDAKILGNGAGIGMRKDDVDLKEKIDKAIADIIKDGTYKAIEKKYFVFDVYGS
- a CDS encoding amino acid ABC transporter ATP-binding protein, PAAT family; the encoded protein is MYKLIVDDLHKKFGDNEVLKGVSLKAKAGDVISIIGSSGSGKSTFLRCINFLEQPCSGRITLNAEEIQTKPDRNGSLRVSDHKQLQKMRTKLSMVFQHFNLWAHMTVLENIVEAPISVLGLSRVEAETRARKYLTKVGLNTSMEGKYPSHLSGGQQQRVAIARALAMEPEVMLFDEPTSALDPELVGEVLKVMQALAEEGRTMIVVTHEMGFARNVSNHVVFLHKGKIEEEGHPQDVLVNPKSERLGQFLTGSLK
- a CDS encoding amino acid ABC transporter membrane protein 1, PAAT family, whose protein sequence is MFFHGFGPLLLAGTWETVKLAVLSLAASFLLGLGGAAAKLSPNRALSHLGTLYTTLIRSVPDLVLMLLLFYGIQILLNNLTDALGFDQIDIDPFVAGVITLGFIYGAYFTETFRGAFLSVPRGQLEAGFAYGMSSWRVFTRIMFPQMMRFALPGIGNNWQVLVKATALVSIIGLADVVKASQDAGKSTLEFFFFTLTAGAIYLVITTVSNLVLIWLEKRYSTGVRRAVL
- a CDS encoding amino acid ABC transporter membrane protein 2, PAAT family, with translation MIELVRQYWQAYLYTDGYRYSGLVITLWLLVASIALGFCLAVPLAVARSSRNRFISGPVWLYTYVFRGTPLYVQLLLCYTGLYSLQIVHAHALLDTFFRSAMNCTLLAFALNECAYATEIFAGAIKSTAYGEIEAAQAYGMSRFKLYTRIILPSALRRALPNYSNEVILMLHATTLAFTATVPDILKVTRDVNSATYASFQAYSIAAVLYACIVFTLVWAFRRMETRLLAYLKPQEH
- a CDS encoding Outer membrane protein (porin), producing MNKKVLTAATLAVFASAAHAQSSVTLYGLIDAGISYVNNSKTASGHDSLVKYDDGVAQGSRWGLRGTEDLGGGLKALFVLENGFSSANGTAGQGGALFGRQAFVGLSKDGIGALTFGRQYSFSTDYLGGNYSTGGQTVAGNYAYHINDVDQLTSSRINNAVKFSSANFAGLTFGGMYGFSNTAGAFAGVPATGTAAATVAGSSRAYSFGANYANGPFSVGAAYTDIRYPGQASPAFSTSLANVTFPALGTGQIQDLRTVGVGGRYSIGAATLWALYTNTRLAPISGSATTFAAYEAGAKYAFTPALTAGAGYTYMHLSDANTGHWNQVDLSVDYALSKRTDVYALGIYQIAAGQVGKTNLAAQIGSSSSYFSTSGTADNQLAFRVGIRHKF